One Helianthus annuus cultivar XRQ/B chromosome 12, HanXRQr2.0-SUNRISE, whole genome shotgun sequence genomic region harbors:
- the LOC118485040 gene encoding uncharacterized protein LOC118485040: protein MNWVAWDKTIAPVEFGGLGFGSLRDANLAMLAKWWWGFKTEKEGLWRKVIWAIHHNPRAWSDIPVKISVPGPWKSIISIRQAFLLADIDLNRAVKASVSNGNRISFWLDCWLEPDPLYIRFPELFKLEKEKECVVADRVGDGSFGSSFQLNWNWSCSQFNTVESDQLQQLISLLGCVNLRVGRDYWHWNYDPSGCFSVSGLKSLLGSANRERPNRVFEWNNRVPKKVAIMAWRSEMEKLPTKCALSARNIPVQDLRCLLCNEYDESSEHLFVSCHFAQIIWQNIASWCKIPPIIAFDVKDLLDLHGYSSVSKKRKKAIHAIVLVTFWGIWRMRNEVTFRQGSPNTVKVLEEIKAMAYLWVKNRSKEAQLSWDDWCRFKCFG, encoded by the coding sequence atgaACTGGGTTGCATGGGATAAAACAATTGCTCCTGTTGAATTTGGGGGACTTGGTTTTGGCTCTCTTAGGGATGCTAATTTAGCAATGTTAGCAAAATGGTGGTGGGGGTTTAAAACAGAAAAAGAAGGCTTATGGAGGAAAGTTATATGGGCTATTCATCATAATCCAAGAGCATGGAGCGATATCCCCGTTAAAATTTCGGTCCCAGGTCCTTGGAAGAGTATAATTAGCATTCGGCAGGCCTTTCTTCTCGCTGATATCGATTTGAACCGGGCTGTGAAAGCTTCAGTTTCTAATGGTAACCGTATCTCTTTTTGGCTGGATTGCTGGTTGGAACCGGACCCTCTGTATATTCGTTTCCCAGAATTATTTAAGttggaaaaagaaaaagaatgtgTGGTGGCTGATCGGGTTGGAGATGGAAGTTTTGGAAGTAGTTTTCAACTTAATTGGAACTGGTCTTGCTCACAATTTAATACCGTAGAGTCGGATCAGTTACAACAGTTGATATCCCTTCTTGGCTGTGTTAATCTCCGGGTTGGACGCGATTACTGGCACTGGAATTATGACCCATCAGGCTGTTTTTCAGTCTCGGGTCTGAAAAGTCTCCTCGGTTCAGCGAATAGGGAGCGGCCTAACAGAGTGTTTGAGTGGAATAATCGGGTTCCTAAAAAGGTGGCTATCATGGCATGGAGATCAGAAATGGAAAAGTTACCGACCAAGTGTGCCCTTTCGGCTCGCAACATTCCTGTACAAGACCTGAGGTGTTTATTATGTAATGAATATGACGAGTCAAGTGAGCATTTATTTGTTTCATGTCATTTTGCGCAAATAATTTGGCAAAATATCGCATCTTGGTGTAAAATACCTCCGATCATCGCCTTTGATGTTAAAGATCTGTTGGATTTGCATGGTTATAGTTCGGTttcaaagaaaaggaaaaaagCTATTCATGCGATAGTATTAGTCACGTTTTGGGGAATATGGAGAATGAGGAATGAGGTTACATTCAGGCAAGGATCCCCGAATACCGTTAAGGTCTTGGAGGAAATTAAAGCAATGGCGTACTTATGGGTAAAAAACAGATCAAAGGAGGCGCAGTTGTCATGGGATGATTGGTGTCGTTTTAAATGTTTTGGTTAA